A single genomic interval of Cucumis sativus cultivar 9930 chromosome 5, Cucumber_9930_V3, whole genome shotgun sequence harbors:
- the LOC101203805 gene encoding uncharacterized protein LOC101203805, whose translation MEGAVGAEIQDWEVLLHDLNPETALTAAEFSGEKSTHFGGIEGESDSDSIIKSDYFSLDNQGRRGRTVPERDLNEEEGSVESDNPSWIDPSSENRYGRVNSSELWSDSGSDRSDERKFNELDSKAESGIAGSFQGDEELSGRILKLESLKSHENKITGSDPNIEVGLEEFDGIQSQSKDLNSFWSDSGEDIVQNGSKVVKLEEGKEHLDEIKNLQIEETKVNAESGSEVGDKRKVIWWKVPFEVLKYCLFKASPVWSFSIAAALMGFIVLGRRLYRIKRKSQSLHLKVILDEKKGSQFLSRAARLNEAFSVVRRVPIVRPALPAAGINPWPAMSMS comes from the exons ATGGAAGGAGCAGTGGGAGCTGAGATTCAGGATTGGGAGGTGCTGCTCCATGATTTGAACCCCGAAACTGCCTTAACTGCGGCTGAGTTTTCCGGAGAGAAATCGACCCATTTTGGGGGAATTGAAGGTGAGTCAGATTCTGATAGCATAATTAAATCCGACTATTTCTCTCTTGATAATCAGGGACGGCGAGGGAGAACTGTACCTGAGCGTGATCTTAATGAAGAGGAGGGCTCGGTTGAATCGGATAATCCTAGTTGGATTGATCCAAGTTCGGAGAATCGGTATGGTCGGGTAAATTCGAGCGAATTATGGTCTGATTCTGGCAGTGATAGGTCGGATGAGCGTAAATTTAACGAACTTGATTCGAAAGCTGAGTCCGGCATCGCAGGATCTTTTCAAGGTGACGAGGAATTGAGTGGTAGGATTCTGAAATTGGAGAGTTTGAAGTCCCATGAGAACAAAATCACTGGCTCTGATCCCAATATTGAAGTAGGTTTAGAAGAGTTTGATGGAATTCAATCCCAAAGCAAGGATTTGAACAGTTTCTGGTCTGATTCTGGTGAGGATATTGTTCAAAATGGCTCAAAAGTAGTGAAGTTGGAAGAAGGGAAAGAGCATTTGGATGAAATCAAGAATCTCCAAATTGAAGAAACCAAAGTCAATGCAGAGTCCGGCAGTGAGGTTGGAGATAAGAGGAAAGTAATTTGGTGGAAGGTTCCATTTGAGGTGTTGAAGTACTGCTTGTTTAAGGCAAGTCCTGTCTGGTCATTCTCTATAGCCGCTGCTTTGATGGGTTTCATTGTTCTTGGAAGGAGGCTCTACAGAATCAAGAGGAAGAGCCAGAGCTTGCACCTGAAGGTTATCTTGGATGAGAAG AAGGGATCTCAATTCTTGAGTCGAGCTGCTCGTCTTAACGAAGCCTTTTCGGTTGTGAGGCGTGTTCCAATTGTTCGACCCGCTCTCCCTGCTGCCGGGATAAACCCATGGCCTGCAATGAGCATGAGTTGA